One region of Salvia miltiorrhiza cultivar Shanhuang (shh) chromosome 3, IMPLAD_Smil_shh, whole genome shotgun sequence genomic DNA includes:
- the LOC131016916 gene encoding auxin efflux carrier component 5-like, which produces MCSLICRKQERERERERMQVIGWGDVYKVVEAMAPLYAALLLGYGSVRWGRMFKAEECDTINRFNCYFIIPFFTFHFTASVNPYSFNLRFLAADVVAKAVAAAALAVWANYLHGSFSWAITSFSLSSFNNTLVVGVPLLKAMYGDVGEHLVVQSSVMQSLLWFPILLSLLEFRRSSQLLSSDNNIHHHKHQHTSATAANGDEHIHMSMPVSSPSSNYCSTIKIVGMKLGKNPNCYACVLGLVWALLANRWDLEMPSIVEGSILIMAKAGSGVAMFTMGLFMAVQEKIIACGVRLSIYSMGMRFVCGPLTTAVAALALGLRSKILSIVIIQAALPQSITSFVFAQEYSLHANVLSTAVIFGTIASLPLLIAYYIILEIVVH; this is translated from the exons ATGTGTAGTTTAATTTGCCGcaaacaagagagagagagggagagggagaggatGCAGGTGATAGGTTGGGGAGATGTATACAAAGTAGTGGAGGCGATGGCGCCGCTGTACGCGGCGCTGTTACTGGGTTACGGCTCCGTGAGATGGGGGCGGATGTTCAAGGCCGAAGAATGCGACACCATAAACCGTTTCAACTGCTACTTCATCATCCCTTTCTTCACCTTCCACTTCACGGCCAGCGTGAATCCCTACAGCTTCAACTTACGTTTCCTGGCAGCGGACGTGGTGGCAAAAGCAGTTGCTGCTGCAGCATTAGCTGTGTGGGCTAACTATCTGCATGGGAGCTTTTCATGGGCGATCACCTCTTTCTCCCTCTCCAGCTTCAACAACACCTTGGTGGTTGGGGTGCCCTTGTTGAAGGCCATGTACGGCGACGTTGGAGAGCATCTCGTCGTGCAGTCCTCCGTCATGCAGTCTCTCCTCTGGTTCCCCATTCTCTTATCCTTGCTCGAATTCCGCCGTAGTTCCCAACTACTTTCTTCTGATAATAATATTCATCATCACAAGCATCAGCATACCTCTGCTACTGCTGCTAATGGAGATGAGCATATTCATATGTCTATGCCTGTGTCATCACCCTCGTCTAATTATTGTTCAACCATCAAGATAGTCGGAATGAAGCTCGGAAAGAATCCAAATTGCTATGCTTGTGTGCTTGGGCTCGTTTGGGCTCTCTTAGCAAACAG gtGGGATCTCGAAATGCCGAGCATAGTGGAAGGATCGATTCTGATAATGGCCAAGGCAGGAAGTGGGGTAGCCATGTTCACCATGG GACTATTCATGGCGGTGCAAGAGAAGATAATAGCTTGTGGTGTACGGCTAAGCATATACAGTATGGGTATGAGATTTGTATGCGGACCTCTTACTACGGCTGTTGCCGCTCTAGCTCTGGGCCTGCGCTCCAAAATCCTCTCTATTGTTATCATCCAG GCGGCTCTGCCACAGTCAATAACCTCCTTCGTGTTTGCTCAGGAGTATAGCCTGCACGCTAACGTGCTCAGCACCGC GGTCATTTTTGGCACAATCGCATCTCTTCCTCTCTTGATTGCTTACTACATCATTCTAGAAATTGTTGTCCATTAA